One window of the Tetragenococcus koreensis genome contains the following:
- a CDS encoding MurR/RpiR family transcriptional regulator translates to MLLTEKIEEITFSPAETNVINYILTDYTKIEDTTVKAIAKETFVHPSTLIRVAKKLGFHGWNDFKAAFVKKQQYLHNHFVQTDANLPFVENDSILTIAQKIASLEQATIADTLSLLEHKELQKATELLYQSKQIKIFTSNANLLISQDFALKMRRIKKQTSAAEIIGEQVYDAHSTDENTCVLLISYTGENSMLKRLLPILKQQGATIIALTGIGENTLTKFADCHLHLATREKLYSKISSYTTSTSISYLLDILYSTVFAKNYQKNMAHLVAIGKEYDNRTSTSPVMHEGSSAKLQITDSFIPN, encoded by the coding sequence ATGCTATTAACAGAAAAAATCGAAGAAATTACTTTTTCTCCTGCTGAAACAAACGTGATCAATTACATTCTTACCGATTATACAAAAATTGAAGACACTACAGTAAAAGCTATTGCCAAAGAAACTTTTGTACACCCTTCTACCTTGATTCGTGTAGCAAAAAAATTAGGTTTTCATGGTTGGAATGATTTCAAAGCAGCTTTTGTGAAAAAACAACAATATTTACATAATCATTTTGTCCAAACAGATGCCAATCTACCATTTGTTGAAAATGATAGTATTTTAACGATCGCACAAAAAATCGCTTCTTTAGAACAAGCGACTATTGCAGATACACTTTCCTTACTTGAACATAAAGAATTACAAAAAGCGACCGAACTATTATATCAATCAAAGCAAATCAAAATTTTTACTTCTAACGCTAATCTTTTGATTTCACAAGATTTTGCTTTAAAAATGCGCCGAATAAAAAAACAAACCAGTGCAGCAGAAATCATTGGCGAACAAGTTTATGATGCTCACAGCACGGACGAAAATACTTGTGTTCTGTTGATTTCTTACACTGGCGAAAATAGCATGCTCAAACGGCTTCTCCCCATTTTGAAGCAACAAGGTGCAACAATTATCGCGCTAACAGGAATTGGCGAGAACACTTTGACAAAATTTGCCGATTGCCATTTACACTTAGCAACGCGAGAAAAGCTCTATTCAAAAATTAGTAGTTATACAACAAGTACGTCAATTTCTTATTTATTAGATATCTTGTATAGCACAGTTTTTGCTAAAAATTATCAAAAAAATATGGCTCATTTAGTTGCTATCGGAAAAGAATATGATAATCGAACAAGTACCTCACCTGTCATGCATGAAGGCAGCTCAGCCAAACTACAAATAACCGATTCTTTTATTCCTAATTAA
- a CDS encoding aldo/keto reductase, with protein MILEETFQLANDTKIPKIGFGTWQMSPDDAYRATKYALDNGYKHVDTAYVYGNETEVGQAIKDASVARDEIFVTTKVPAETDTYAKAMENIDESLRRLGLDHVDLLLIHAPRPWSRIGEPRENDDRKNNQVWQALEDAYHEGKTKAIGVSNFNIDDLKNIIENGKIKPMVNQIKCYIGNLSTGNIDFCQKHSILVEGYSPLATGGILDDERIQKIAKKYDKSIPQIAIRYLLQKDVLPLPKSVHETYILENAQVDFVLQKEDMDELDQL; from the coding sequence ATGATTTTAGAGGAAACTTTTCAATTAGCAAATGATACAAAGATACCTAAAATTGGTTTTGGTACTTGGCAAATGTCTCCAGATGATGCTTATCGTGCTACGAAATACGCCTTGGATAATGGCTATAAACATGTAGACACTGCGTATGTTTATGGAAATGAAACTGAAGTGGGTCAAGCGATAAAGGATGCCTCTGTGGCTCGCGATGAAATTTTTGTTACAACCAAAGTCCCAGCAGAAACAGATACCTATGCAAAAGCGATGGAAAATATTGATGAGTCCTTGCGACGTTTGGGCTTGGATCATGTTGATTTGTTATTGATCCACGCGCCTAGACCTTGGAGTAGAATTGGCGAACCACGCGAAAATGATGATCGGAAGAATAATCAAGTATGGCAAGCTTTAGAAGATGCTTACCATGAAGGAAAAACAAAAGCAATCGGTGTGTCAAATTTCAATATTGATGACCTAAAAAATATTATCGAAAATGGGAAAATAAAACCCATGGTTAACCAAATCAAATGTTATATTGGCAATTTGAGTACAGGTAATATTGATTTTTGTCAGAAGCATTCGATCTTAGTCGAAGGTTATTCACCGCTAGCGACTGGTGGAATACTAGATGATGAACGGATTCAAAAAATAGCGAAAAAATATGACAAATCCATTCCACAAATCGCTATTCGTTACTTGTTGCAAAAAGATGTATTGCCACTTCCTAAGTCTGTGCATGAAACCTATATTTTAGAAAATGCTCAAGTCGATTTTGTTTTACAAAAAGAGGATATGGACGAATTAGATCAGTTGTAA
- a CDS encoding deoxyribonuclease IV — protein MLIGSHVSMKGKEMLLGSAQEAASYDASTFMIYTGAPQNTRRKAIEDMRIDEGKKYMDEHGLSNIVVHAPYIVNLGNPAKKQAFEFAIQFLKDEIERAEALGAKQITLHPGSHVGAGADAGIAQIVKGLNEALDKNQVAQIALETMAGKGTEIGRSFEEIARIIDGVTLNDKLSVTFDTCHASDAGYNIRDDFDGVLDEFDKVIGLDRLKVVHINDSKNDQGSHKDRHANIGFGTIGFDALNQVAHHDKLAKLPKILETPWVGEDKKNKKSPYGFEIAMLRNGKFDPDLLEKIEQQ, from the coding sequence ATGTTAATAGGTTCTCATGTTTCAATGAAAGGAAAAGAGATGTTGTTAGGTTCTGCCCAAGAAGCTGCGAGCTATGACGCGTCTACCTTCATGATCTATACAGGAGCTCCACAAAATACTCGCAGAAAAGCGATTGAAGATATGCGTATTGATGAAGGAAAAAAATATATGGATGAACATGGCTTGTCCAATATTGTTGTTCATGCGCCGTATATCGTTAATTTAGGTAATCCAGCTAAAAAGCAAGCTTTTGAATTTGCTATTCAGTTTTTAAAAGATGAAATTGAACGGGCAGAAGCACTAGGTGCCAAACAAATTACGTTGCATCCTGGCTCACATGTAGGCGCTGGAGCAGATGCTGGTATCGCACAAATTGTCAAAGGTTTAAATGAAGCACTAGATAAAAATCAGGTAGCACAAATTGCGCTAGAGACTATGGCTGGAAAGGGGACTGAAATTGGCCGATCTTTTGAAGAAATTGCGCGCATTATCGACGGAGTTACTTTAAATGATAAACTTTCGGTCACATTTGATACCTGCCACGCTAGTGATGCAGGATATAACATTCGCGATGATTTTGATGGGGTATTGGATGAATTTGACAAAGTGATCGGTTTAGATCGTTTGAAAGTCGTTCATATCAATGATTCTAAAAATGACCAAGGCTCACATAAAGACCGCCATGCTAATATTGGTTTTGGGACTATTGGTTTTGATGCTTTGAATCAAGTGGCACATCATGATAAATTAGCGAAATTACCCAAAATTTTAGAAACGCCTTGGGTGGGTGAAGATAAGAAAAATAAAAAATCACCTTATGGCTTTGAAATTGCGATGCTTCGTAATGGGAAATTTGATCCTGATTTGTTAGAAAAAATTGAACAACAGTAA
- a CDS encoding YneF family protein, whose translation MSIGYVILIAVIALVIGAIGGFFLARKYMEDYMKKNPPINEDMLRTMMMSMGQKPSEKKIRQMMQQMKNQK comes from the coding sequence ATGTCAATCGGTTATGTAATCTTGATTGCAGTGATCGCTTTAGTTATTGGAGCTATTGGCGGTTTCTTTTTAGCACGTAAATACATGGAAGACTATATGAAAAAAAATCCACCCATTAATGAAGATATGTTACGCACAATGATGATGTCAATGGGGCAAAAACCTTCTGAAAAGAAAATACGTCAAATGATGCAACAAATGAAAAATCAAAAATAA
- a CDS encoding AEC family transporter has translation MGTIITRAVGLFLIILLAYFLKQIGFLNKADGSSLSIVIMNVTLPAVVIINLANLDIKGNLLLFVLLGLLWSFLQIFLSYFAAKKKTTTDQQFFIYCASGFNIGNFTLPFVQGFLPLGVPLLSMFDIGNSIMLAGGTKVVSDRLTGQNTGVHFKSILRQLFSSIPFTCYVVMLGLRLISIDLPASFLTVLEPVADANVFLSMFMIGLYLELRLPKPDRNTVLQLLTLRYAMGLLFVLFFYLLPIASLTKIILCLLCVTPVPLFGVVNSVIAGIKEESVGFASSVSFLVSLPLMTLLLLLLGSSV, from the coding sequence TTGGGAACGATTATCACGCGCGCTGTCGGTTTGTTTTTAATTATCTTACTGGCTTATTTTTTAAAGCAGATTGGCTTTTTGAACAAAGCAGACGGTTCCAGCTTATCTATTGTGATTATGAATGTGACTTTGCCGGCAGTTGTCATTATTAATTTAGCTAATCTAGATATCAAGGGCAATTTACTACTGTTTGTATTACTTGGATTACTTTGGTCATTCTTACAAATTTTTCTAAGTTATTTTGCAGCTAAAAAGAAAACAACAACTGACCAGCAATTTTTTATCTATTGTGCCTCTGGTTTTAATATTGGAAACTTCACATTGCCTTTTGTGCAAGGCTTCTTACCATTAGGCGTTCCTTTATTATCCATGTTTGATATTGGGAACAGTATTATGCTTGCTGGTGGTACCAAAGTTGTCAGTGATCGTTTAACGGGACAAAACACTGGGGTTCATTTTAAAAGTATATTGAGGCAATTGTTTTCCTCAATTCCTTTCACTTGCTATGTGGTTATGTTAGGGTTACGCTTAATTTCCATTGACTTACCCGCGTCTTTTCTAACGGTATTAGAACCGGTGGCGGACGCCAATGTCTTTTTGTCGATGTTCATGATCGGTTTGTATTTAGAATTACGTTTACCTAAACCCGATCGTAACACCGTTTTACAGTTATTAACATTACGTTATGCAATGGGATTATTGTTTGTATTATTCTTTTATTTGTTACCCATCGCCTCACTAACTAAAATTATCCTGTGTCTGCTTTGTGTTACGCCGGTGCCATTATTTGGCGTAGTGAACTCGGTCATAGCAGGAATCAAAGAAGAAAGTGTCGGGTTTGCTTCTTCCGTTAGTTTCTTAGTGAGCTTGCCGTTGATGACCCTACTATTACTATTGCTAGGCTCATCTGTTTAA